One genomic segment of Deltaproteobacteria bacterium includes these proteins:
- a CDS encoding class I SAM-dependent methyltransferase has translation MGDLRVHPPDPYQAIAELYEAEHGQLDADLRFYAREGVNGPLLVLGCGTGRIGRTLGSCRRVTGLDASEEMLAVARRLAPEARYIRGDMRDFDLGRFAEIVIPNGAFNFLTTRADQQRCLECCHRALAQGAPLTIDTPLPDFRLLGTPHSPERLAWEGRLQGEEVRRTREVHRHPVAQRLELTDRYYAGERLLATAELRLRLLFPGEAEWMLEAAGFTLEAVHGDYAKTPLRSDSPRLLIRALRL, from the coding sequence TTGGGCGACCTGCGCGTTCACCCTCCCGACCCCTACCAGGCCATCGCCGAGCTCTACGAGGCGGAGCACGGCCAGCTGGACGCGGACCTCCGCTTCTACGCCCGCGAGGGCGTCAACGGACCGCTGCTGGTCCTCGGCTGCGGCACCGGGCGGATCGGCCGGACGCTGGGGAGCTGCCGGCGGGTCACCGGGCTCGACGCCTCCGAGGAGATGCTGGCGGTGGCGCGCCGGCTGGCGCCCGAGGCCCGCTACATCCGCGGCGACATGCGCGACTTCGATCTCGGGCGCTTCGCCGAGATCGTCATCCCCAACGGCGCCTTCAACTTCCTCACCACCCGGGCCGATCAGCAGCGCTGCCTGGAGTGCTGCCACCGGGCGCTGGCTCAGGGGGCACCGCTGACCATCGACACGCCGCTGCCGGACTTCCGGCTGCTGGGCACGCCCCACTCCCCGGAGCGGCTAGCCTGGGAGGGGAGGCTCCAGGGCGAGGAGGTCCGGCGCACCCGGGAGGTGCACCGCCACCCCGTGGCGCAGCGGCTCGAGCTCACCGACCGCTACTACGCGGGCGAGCGCCTGCTCGCCACCGCCGAGCTGCGCCTGCGCCTCCTCTTCCCCGGAGAGGCCGAGTGGATGCTGGAGGCGGCGGGCTTCACCCTGGAGGCCGTCCACGGCGACTACGCCAAGACTCCCCTGCGGTCCGACAGCCCCCGGCTGCTCATCCGGGCGCTGCGGCTCTGA
- a CDS encoding NAD(P)H-dependent oxidoreductase subunit E codes for MDLKRVDEIIEAHGGDPSSLIQVLLQIQAENRWLPKEAMERVGEKLGVQLARIRHIATFYKAFSLVPKGRHQVNLCVGTACHVRGAARVLHTMEEVTGIGPGETDLELRFSLETVNCLGCCALGPVMDVDGEIHGRLTTTGATEVLEKYE; via the coding sequence ATGGACCTGAAGAGAGTCGACGAGATCATCGAGGCACACGGCGGAGATCCCTCGTCCCTGATCCAGGTGCTGCTGCAGATCCAGGCCGAGAACCGCTGGCTGCCCAAGGAGGCCATGGAGCGGGTCGGCGAGAAGCTCGGCGTGCAGCTCGCCCGCATCCGCCACATCGCGACCTTCTACAAGGCCTTCAGCCTGGTCCCGAAGGGCCGGCACCAGGTGAACCTCTGCGTGGGGACCGCCTGCCACGTCCGGGGCGCGGCCCGGGTGCTCCACACCATGGAGGAGGTCACCGGCATCGGGCCGGGCGAGACCGACCTCGAGCTGCGCTTCTCCCTCGAGACCGTCAACTGCCTGGGCTGCTGCGCCCTGGGGCCGGTGATGGACGTCGACGGCGAGATCCACGGCCGGCTCACCACCACCGGCGCCACCGAGGTGCTGGAGAAGTACGAGTAG
- a CDS encoding NADH-quinone oxidoreductase subunit NuoF: protein MCRLENTAAYEAYRKELLDARAGDAPTVAVCAGTGCLAMGAKGVIEAFESAIEEKGLDATVGVKRAGCPGFCERGPVVVIHPEETCYLQVKPEDVAEIVEQTLAGGKVVERLLYEDAASGARSQRESEIPFYAHQERRLLASNIKLDSRKIDDYVALGGYSALAKALSSMSAQDVLDEVKNANLRGRGGAGFPAGRKWEGSRDAPADERFVIVNADEGDPGAFMDRALLEGNPHSILEGLILGAYAIGAHQGYVYVRQEYPLAVDNLLHAIEEATRLGFLGEDILGSGFDFVVHVHRGAGAFVCGESTALMTALEGRVGEPRPKYVRSNVKGLWGKPSVLNNVETWANVPLIINHGAEWFTKVGTETSKGTKIFSLVGKITNTGLVEVPMGMTLRQIVEDIGGGVPGGKKFKAVQTGGPSGGCIPESMLDLPVGFDELSDVGSMMGSGGMIVMDEDTCMVDVARYFTEFLTDESCGKCIPCREGLRQMLRLLNKIVEGKGTREDLATLEEISEVTSVASLCALGKSAPAPLLSTLKYFREEFEAHIDEKRCPALSCNEMVRYWIDPDACKACLICTRHCPSEAISGAKKQIHVIDQELCNGCGSCWEVCPDKFDAIRRISGAPVPDPLPEDQREVRA, encoded by the coding sequence ATGTGTCGCCTGGAGAACACCGCGGCCTACGAGGCCTACCGCAAGGAGCTGCTCGACGCCCGCGCGGGTGACGCGCCCACCGTGGCGGTCTGCGCCGGCACCGGCTGCCTGGCGATGGGGGCGAAGGGGGTCATCGAGGCCTTCGAGTCCGCCATCGAGGAGAAGGGGCTCGACGCGACCGTCGGGGTCAAGCGCGCCGGCTGCCCCGGCTTCTGCGAGCGGGGCCCGGTGGTGGTCATCCACCCCGAGGAGACCTGCTACCTGCAGGTGAAGCCCGAGGACGTCGCCGAGATCGTCGAGCAGACCCTCGCCGGGGGGAAGGTCGTCGAGCGCCTCCTCTACGAGGACGCCGCCAGCGGCGCGCGCTCGCAGCGGGAGTCGGAGATCCCCTTCTACGCCCACCAGGAGCGGCGCCTGCTGGCGAGCAACATCAAGCTCGACTCCCGGAAGATCGACGACTACGTCGCCCTCGGCGGCTACTCGGCCCTGGCCAAGGCCCTCTCCTCGATGAGCGCCCAGGACGTGCTCGACGAGGTGAAGAACGCCAACCTGCGCGGGCGGGGCGGGGCGGGCTTCCCGGCCGGCCGCAAGTGGGAGGGATCGCGCGACGCCCCGGCCGACGAGCGCTTCGTCATCGTGAACGCGGACGAGGGCGACCCCGGCGCGTTCATGGACCGGGCCCTCCTCGAGGGGAACCCCCACTCGATCCTCGAGGGGCTGATCCTCGGCGCCTACGCCATCGGCGCGCACCAGGGCTACGTCTACGTCCGCCAGGAGTACCCCCTGGCCGTGGACAACCTCCTCCACGCCATCGAGGAGGCCACCCGCCTCGGCTTCCTGGGCGAGGACATCCTCGGCTCGGGCTTCGACTTCGTGGTCCACGTCCACCGGGGCGCCGGCGCCTTCGTCTGCGGCGAGTCCACCGCCCTGATGACCGCGCTGGAGGGGAGGGTGGGGGAGCCCCGCCCCAAGTATGTGCGCTCGAACGTGAAGGGCCTCTGGGGCAAGCCCAGCGTGCTCAACAACGTCGAGACCTGGGCCAACGTGCCGCTGATCATCAACCACGGCGCCGAGTGGTTCACGAAGGTGGGCACCGAGACCTCCAAGGGCACCAAGATCTTCTCCCTGGTGGGCAAGATCACCAACACCGGCCTGGTGGAGGTGCCCATGGGGATGACCCTGCGCCAGATCGTCGAGGACATCGGCGGCGGTGTGCCGGGCGGGAAGAAGTTCAAGGCGGTGCAGACCGGCGGCCCCTCGGGGGGCTGCATCCCCGAGTCGATGCTCGACCTGCCGGTGGGCTTCGACGAGCTCTCCGACGTGGGCTCGATGATGGGCTCGGGCGGGATGATCGTGATGGACGAGGACACCTGCATGGTGGACGTCGCCCGCTACTTCACGGAGTTCCTCACCGACGAGTCCTGCGGCAAGTGCATCCCCTGCCGCGAGGGGCTGCGGCAGATGCTGCGGCTGCTCAACAAGATCGTCGAGGGGAAGGGCACCCGCGAGGACCTCGCGACCCTGGAGGAGATCTCCGAGGTCACCTCGGTCGCCTCCCTCTGCGCCCTGGGCAAGAGCGCCCCGGCGCCCCTGCTCTCCACCCTGAAGTACTTCCGGGAGGAGTTCGAGGCGCACATCGACGAGAAGCGCTGCCCGGCCCTCTCCTGCAACGAGATGGTCCGGTACTGGATCGATCCGGACGCCTGCAAGGCCTGCCTGATCTGCACCCGGCACTGCCCCTCCGAGGCCATCTCCGGGGCCAAGAAGCAGATCCACGTCATCGATCAGGAGCTCTGCAACGGCTGCGGCTCCTGCTGGGAGGTCTGCCCGGACAAGTTCGACGCCATCCGGCGGATCTCGGGTGCGCCGGTGCCCGATCCCCTGCCCGAGGATCAGCGGGAGGTGCGGGCATGA
- a CDS encoding response regulator, which translates to MSSTILVVDDDNTVRSLLQEVFEAEGWAVKTAADGMEALVALKMGRFDLMVTDLHMPRLDGYKLIPHALNTSPEMSILVLSADSSISSIGEIYRHAIKGFLPKPFKDVRVVLEKTRQALELSRSHKSLAEKLARAEAAIAQVSSGDDD; encoded by the coding sequence GTGAGCTCCACCATTCTCGTCGTCGATGACGACAACACCGTCCGCTCCCTGCTCCAGGAGGTCTTCGAGGCCGAAGGCTGGGCCGTGAAGACCGCCGCCGATGGGATGGAGGCCCTGGTCGCCCTGAAGATGGGGCGCTTCGACCTGATGGTCACCGACCTCCACATGCCCCGGCTCGATGGCTACAAGCTGATCCCCCACGCGCTCAACACCTCGCCCGAGATGTCGATCCTCGTCCTCTCGGCGGACTCCAGCATCAGCTCCATCGGGGAGATCTACCGCCACGCCATCAAGGGCTTCCTGCCCAAGCCCTTCAAGGACGTCCGGGTGGTGCTGGAGAAGACCCGGCAGGCGCTGGAGCTCTCCCGGAGCCACAAGAGCCTGGCCGAGAAGCTCGCCCGCGCCGAGGCCGCCATCGCCCAGGTCTCCAGCGGCGACGACGACTAG
- a CDS encoding aminotransferase class V-fold PLP-dependent enzyme: MDVDPAEGLRYLDHASTSFPTLPGVLEAMHDFGLRACVSPGRATYDLGLVADTMVQDCRRALARLFGAPDPDRIVFGLNATDALNLAIAGRLGGGGHVITTRLEHNSVLRPLAHLADERGVEVTLIDFGGQGLIDPDDVREALRPDTRLVILTHASNVLGTVQPVAEVGALCREAGVPLLVDAAQSAGLLSIDVQAMQIDLLAFTGHKALLGPTGVGGLVVAPGIELHHSRVGGTGADSISRRHLEGYPHRLEAGTPNLLGIAGLAAALAHLEAEGGPAARHAREQALHERLWEGLNAIEGVTLLGPDTAGSTRDRVPLLSFLLAGMDPAQVGTRLDVDHAVACRTGLHCAPLCHERLGTTPEGAVRFSLGWTTTADDLEACLQAVRELASA; the protein is encoded by the coding sequence ATGGATGTCGATCCCGCCGAGGGGCTGCGCTACCTCGATCACGCCTCGACCAGCTTCCCCACCCTCCCCGGGGTGCTCGAGGCCATGCACGACTTCGGCCTGCGGGCCTGCGTCTCGCCCGGCCGCGCCACCTACGATCTGGGGCTGGTGGCCGACACGATGGTGCAGGACTGCCGCCGCGCCCTCGCCCGCCTCTTCGGCGCGCCCGATCCGGACCGGATCGTCTTCGGCCTCAACGCCACCGATGCCCTCAACCTGGCTATCGCCGGGCGCCTCGGCGGTGGGGGTCACGTGATCACCACCCGCCTCGAGCACAACTCGGTGCTGCGCCCCCTCGCCCACCTCGCCGACGAGCGCGGCGTCGAGGTGACCCTGATCGACTTCGGCGGCCAGGGGCTGATCGACCCCGACGACGTCCGCGAGGCGCTGCGCCCCGACACTCGCCTGGTGATCCTCACCCACGCCTCCAACGTGCTCGGCACCGTCCAGCCGGTGGCCGAGGTGGGCGCGCTCTGCCGCGAGGCGGGGGTGCCCCTGCTGGTCGACGCGGCCCAGAGCGCCGGGCTCCTGTCCATCGACGTGCAGGCGATGCAGATCGATCTCCTCGCCTTCACCGGCCACAAGGCCCTCCTCGGCCCCACCGGCGTGGGCGGGCTGGTCGTGGCCCCCGGGATCGAGCTTCACCACTCCCGGGTGGGCGGCACCGGCGCCGACTCGATCTCCCGGCGCCACCTCGAGGGCTACCCCCACCGCCTGGAGGCGGGCACACCCAACCTCCTGGGGATCGCCGGCCTCGCCGCGGCCCTCGCTCACCTGGAGGCCGAGGGCGGGCCCGCCGCCCGCCACGCCCGGGAGCAGGCCCTCCACGAGCGGCTCTGGGAGGGGCTGAACGCCATCGAGGGCGTCACCCTCCTGGGGCCCGACACGGCCGGCTCCACCCGGGACCGGGTGCCGCTGCTCTCCTTCCTCCTGGCGGGGATGGATCCGGCGCAGGTCGGCACCCGCCTCGACGTCGATCACGCGGTGGCCTGCCGCACCGGCCTGCACTGCGCGCCCCTCTGCCACGAGCGGCTGGGCACCACCCCCGAGGGGGCGGTCCGCTTCAGCCTCGGCTGGACCACCACCGCAGACGACCTCGAGGCCTGCCTGCAGGCCGTGCGCGAGCTGGCGAGCGCGTAG
- a CDS encoding 2Fe-2S iron-sulfur cluster-binding protein, giving the protein MSRIKMKIDDREVTAKEGQSVLEVAREAGIEIPTLCHDERLEPFGGCRLCMVEVQTGGWAQLVVSCVYEAKEGLVVRTRSEEIDKIRRVLLELLMAHAPTSPQLLAMGEVYGARPDRFEPDPSFCVHCGLCVRYCNEVKQLDAIGFIDRGVNKEISFVPEIAAAACEGCKECFPLCPTSYLQAAFVRVEALSRKLPRA; this is encoded by the coding sequence ATGAGCCGGATCAAGATGAAGATCGACGACCGGGAGGTCACGGCGAAGGAGGGGCAGAGCGTCCTCGAGGTCGCCCGCGAGGCGGGGATCGAGATCCCCACCCTCTGCCACGACGAGCGCCTCGAGCCCTTCGGCGGCTGCCGCCTCTGCATGGTCGAGGTCCAGACCGGCGGCTGGGCCCAGCTGGTCGTCTCCTGCGTCTACGAGGCGAAGGAGGGCCTGGTGGTCCGCACCCGCAGCGAGGAGATCGACAAGATCCGGCGGGTGCTCCTCGAGCTCCTGATGGCCCACGCGCCGACCTCGCCCCAGCTCCTGGCCATGGGCGAGGTCTACGGCGCGCGGCCCGACCGCTTCGAGCCCGACCCCTCCTTCTGCGTCCACTGCGGCCTCTGCGTGCGCTACTGCAACGAGGTGAAGCAGCTCGACGCCATCGGCTTCATCGACCGGGGCGTGAACAAGGAGATCTCCTTCGTGCCCGAGATCGCGGCGGCGGCCTGCGAGGGCTGCAAGGAGTGCTTCCCCCTGTGCCCCACCTCCTACCTGCAGGCGGCCTTCGTCCGGGTGGAGGCGCTCTCGCGCAAGCTGCCGCGGGCCTGA
- a CDS encoding TusE/DsrC/DsvC family sulfur relay protein — MPQLKVGERSLEIDEKGFLQETDAWDEAVALALGASEGITALTPEHLKVARYLRDHWLAHGVAPMVRKLCKETGCKLSRIYELFPSGPAMGACKVAGLPNAKGCV, encoded by the coding sequence ATGCCGCAGCTGAAGGTCGGAGAGCGCAGCCTGGAGATCGACGAGAAGGGCTTCCTCCAGGAGACCGACGCCTGGGACGAGGCGGTGGCCCTGGCCCTGGGGGCCTCGGAGGGGATCACCGCGCTGACGCCCGAGCACCTGAAGGTCGCCCGCTACCTGCGCGACCACTGGCTCGCGCACGGGGTGGCCCCGATGGTGCGCAAGCTCTGCAAGGAGACCGGCTGCAAGCTCTCCCGGATCTACGAGCTCTTCCCCTCGGGCCCGGCGATGGGCGCCTGCAAGGTGGCCGGGCTGCCCAACGCCAAGGGCTGCGTTTGA